A window of Chryseobacterium shandongense genomic DNA:
TGAAATCGATTATTGATAAAATTGCCGATGTTCCGGTAATAGCACTTACGGCAACTGCCACTCCAAAAGTTCAGGATGATATCCAGAAAACATTGGGAATGACGAATGCTTTGGTTTTTAAGGAAAGCTTTAACAGACCAAACCTTTACTATGAAGTACGTCCGAAGGTAAATGTAGATAAGGAAATTGTAAGATTTATCAATCAGCATAAAGGAAAATCGGGAATTGTATATTGTCTCAGCAGACGTAAAGTGGAAGAGTTCGCACAGCTTCTTCAGGTAAATGGAATTAATGCTTTGCCTTATCACGCAGGTCTTGACCAGAAAGTGAGAGTATCCAATCAGGATAAATTCCTGATGGAAGAGGTTGATGTGATTGTGGCTACCATTGCCTTCGGAATGGGAATCGATAAGCCGGATGTACGTTTTGTCATTCATTATGATTTTCCAAAATCGCTTGAAAGCTATTATCAGGAAACAGGTCGTGCAGGTCGTGATGGCGGGGAAGGCTACTGTCTTGCATTTTACGATCCTAAAGATATTGAAAAACTTGAAAAATTCCTGGCTCAGAAACCTGTGTCGGAGAGAGAAATCGGGCTGCAGCTTCTTAATGAAGTTGTAGGCTACGCCGAAACTTCTATGAGCAGGAGACAATATATTTTATATTATTTCGGGGAAAATTTTGATCCGGTAAATGGTGACGGCGCCAAAATGTGTGACAATTCGTCAAACCCTCCAAAATTAAAGGATGCCACTGATGATTTGAAGAAAGTTCTTGAATTAATCAGGGACACGGTAGAAAAGTTTAAAGCAAAAGATCTTATTTCAATTATTGTTGGAAAAGAAACGGCCGTTACAAAATCTTATAAGCTTGAACAAAGCTCATATTTCGGTTTTGGAAAGGACGAGAAAGATAACCACTGGAAAACCATTTTAAGACAGGCGACAGTTCAGAATTTTTTACAAAAAGATATTGAAACTTATGGTGTCTTGAAGATTTCTGAAAAAGGCAAACTGGTTTTAGACGGAAAACTGGAACATTCTTTCCTCATCGCTGAAGACCGGGAATTTGATCTTACACAGACTAAAGCCGAAAGCGATCAGGTTCAGATGCAGTCGGGTGGAGGATTAGACCAGAATTTATTTAGCCAATTAAAAGAATTAAGAAAAAAAGTTGCCAAAAAGCACGGAATTCCACCATACACGGTTTTTATGGATCCAAGCCTTGAAGATATGACCGTGCAATATCCTATAACCGTTGAAGAAATTGGAAAAATCTACGGCGTTGGTGAAGGAAAAGCCAGAAAATATGGGAAAGAGTTTGCGGATTTCATCAGTAAATATGTAGAGGATAATAACATTGAGCGCACTCAGGATATGGTGCTTAAGCAGGTCGCTAATAAATCCAGCCATAAGGTTTTCATTATTCAGAGTACCGATAAAAAGATCGATCTTGAAGACATTGCAAGAGCTAAGAATCTTTCAATGGATGAATTACTGAAGGAAATGGAGCGAATCGTCTATCAGGGAACCAAGCTAAATATAGATTATTATATTGAAGATAATTTTGACGAAGATATTGTTGACGGTTTTATGGAATTCATGAATGAATCTGAAAGCGACAGCATGAAAGTTTTGCTTGATGAATTCGGGGATGAACTTTCTGATGAAGAGGTGAGAATGTTGAGAATAAAATTCATCAGCGATGTTGCCAACTAAATTAATTTTAAACGATAATGAAATTATAATGAAAGAAATTCTTCCCAAGAAGAGTTTCTTTTTATTTTAGAAACAAGTATTGAGAGCCTGTTTAAATTTATATTTACCATAAAGGAATTAAGCCTCCTTAGCTTAAAAAGCTTAATACAAATCAATTTATTGATCTCTTAATTAGAAACAATTTAACTAGCTTAAATTCTTAATGTTAAATTTAAGAATAAACAAAGTTTATTTAATTTAGAAAATGAAGAAAGAGCTGTAAACTTTTATTTAGAAATATTTAAATATGCTCTTTGTATAAATTAAATCATTTATTACAAGTTAGATCAAAGGTTAACAAAACTTTTTACTAATTTTACATAGATGAAAAAGATTTCTGTCATATTTATTCTGCCGGATTTGGAAACCGGAGGTGCAGAAAGGATTGTCACCACCATTGCGAATCATCTCTCACGGGATCTTTTCGAGCCTAAGATTTTGCTTCTTCGCAAACAGGGAGGTTATCTCAGTATTTTAAAAGATGACGTTGAAATCATTGATGTTAGTACAGAAAGAATCAGGCATTCTTTAAAACCTATTCTGAGGGAAATTTACCGCAGAAAGCCGGATATTGTGTTTTCGGGATATGGAGAAGTAAATGCTTATTTGTCTTTATTCATAAAAGTTTTTCCTAAAACAAAATTTATCGCAAGGGAAACCAATGTCGTTTCTCAACACGTTACCAGAAAAGAAATTAAATTTTTCTACAATTTCTATAATAATTACAATACAATCATTGCGCAAAGTGATGATATGAAGAATGATCTGATTCTTAATTTCAAAATAAAACCTTCAAAAATCGTTAAAATAAACAATCCTGTTGATTTTGATTTTATTGATGGAAAAATTAAAACTTCCCATAAACCGGAATGTTTTAGATACGGTTATAAAAATGTTGTAGCTATTGGAAATTTATCGGCAAGAAAAGGTTTTGATAATTTACTGAAAGTTTTTTCGAGGCTTAAAAATGAAAATATACTGCTTCATATTTTAGGAGAAGGAAAGGATCGGGAGGTCTTGCATCAGATGAAAGATTTCCTGGGCCTTGAACACGTCATTTTCCACGGCAGACAGGAAAATCCGTATGAATTCCTGACCTATGCGGATCTTTTTATTCTATCTTCGCGGTATGAAGGTTTTCCGAATGTTTTACTGGAAGCCGGAGCTTGCGGAACCTATTCTTTAGCCAATAACTGTCCCGGAGGAATCACTGAAATCATTCAGGATGATAACAACGGTGAAATTGCCAATATTGAAAATTACGATGATTTTTCACAGAAAATAATAAAAATACTTCATGGAAATCATGAAAATGAAGCCATTAGAAATTCAATAAAATCCCGATTTTCTAAAGAAATTATTTTAAATCAGTACGAAAAGGTTTTGCTGGATCTCATGAAGTAACAGTCTTTATTATTCAGCTAATATTTTTAATTTTGGCCTTTTAAATTCAGAAAACAATCAGTAATGAATAAAATCCAAAAACTGGGATGTGCCTGCGAAAAGCCAGCTTCAACTTATACAGAATTCAGAAGTTCAGAACTGGGAATCGATAAAACGAACGGAAGATTTGCAGAAGTAAGCATTCAGCAGTGTAAACTTTGCCAGAGAATATGGATCCATTATTTTGTGGAATATGAAAGTTTCTCCAAATCTGGAAGATGGTACAAAGGAATTGTCTCCAAAAAAGACCGTCCGCAAATTACCCCGGAAAATGCGGTAGAATATCTGGAAAACCTTGACTGGTACGTTTACGGAGGTTCGTATTTTGATAGCAAAGGAGAATTCGGACAAGGGAAATTGAGGGTGGATTTATAATAGTTTGTAAGCTTAAAGCTTGAAGCTGGAAGATCAGTGCAAAATGTTTAGTTTTAAAAATATGCGCAATTCTTTAAACTTCCATCACCCATCTTCCCACATCCATCTCAAAATTTGACAAATCTCACTTTCTCACGTGGTAATAAATCGTTAAATTTGTAAGCATAAGAAAGTTAATAATAAACAAATTCATAAAATAACATGAGTCAATTCGATGTTACCGTAATCGGTTCCGGTCCTGGTGGTTATGTTGCTGCAATCCGTGCTGCACAATTAGGTTTCACAACAGCAATTATTGAAAAATATCCAACTTTGGGAGGAACTTGTCTTAACGTGGGATGTATTCCGTCAAAAGCGCTTTTAGATAGCTCTGAGCATTTTGAGAATGCGAAACACAATTTTGCAGGTCATGGAATCATTATCAATGAACCTCAGGCTGATATCGCAAGAATGATTGAGCGTAAAAATGAGGTCATCAAACAAAATACAGACGGGATCAGCTATCTGATGAACAAAAACAAAATCACTGTTTTTGAAGGTGTCGGAAGCTTCGAATCTGCAACCCAGATCAAAGTAACGAAAAACGATGGCTCTACAGAAACGATTGATTCCAAATATACCATTATCGCGACAGGTTCCAAGCCATCTTCTTTGCCTTTCATCACATTGGATAAAGAAAGAGTAATTACTTCTACGGAAGCTTTAAATCTTAAAGAAATTCCTAAACATCTTGTTGTAATCGGAGGCGGGGTAATCGGTCTTGAATTAGGCTCGGTTTATTTAAGATTAGGCGCTCAGGTTACCGTTGTTGAGTTTATGGATAAAATTATTCCTACCATGGACGGAGCGTTAAGTAAGGAATTAACGAAAGTTCTTAAAAAACAGGGAATGAAATTCATGCTTTCTACGGCTGTTTCAGCAGTGGAAAGAAACGGAGATACCGTGAAAATTACAGCAAAAGATAAAAAAGGAGAGGAAGTAACCGTTGATGGAGACTATTGCTTGGTTTCTGTAGGAAGAAGACCCTACACAGACGGACTTGGATTGGAAAAAGCAGGTGTTGAACTTGACGAAAGAGGAAGAGTAAAAGTAAACGACCACCTTCAGACAAATGTTGCCAATATCTACGCTATCGGAGACGTTATTAAAGGAGCAATGCTGGCTCACAAAGCAGAAGAGGAAGGAGTTTTTGTTGCTGAAACGTTGGCAGGACAAAAGCCTCACATCAACTATAACTTAATTCCGGGAGTGGTTTATACATGGCCGGAAGTTGCCGGAGTAGGTAAAACGGAAGAGCAGCTGAAAGAAGAAGGAGTAGCTTACAAAGTAGGATCATTCCCAATGAGAGCTTTAGGAAGAAGCCGTGCAAGTGGAGATGTTGACGGTTTGGTGAAAATTATTGCAGACGAAAAAACGGATGAGGTGTTAGGAATGCATATTGTAGGAGCAAGAGCTGCCGACCTTATTGCAGAGGGTGTAATTGCCATGGAATTCCGTGCGAGTGCAGAAGATATTGCAAGAAGTTCTCACGCACACCCTACCTATGCAGAAGCAATTAAAGAAGCAGCTTTGGACGCTACGGCAAAAAGACCGATTCATATGTAATATTGAATTAAAAAATTCAATCATTTAAAAATATTTGTAAATTAGGAGAGGCATTAGTCTCTCTTTTTTATTATAATGCCTTTAATACAAGTGTTATGAAAAGTATATGTATAAGTGTTTTGCTTCTCTTTGCAGCCAGTTCATTTGCCCAGGAAGCAGGAAAAGCAGGTGAGCTTCTGAAGAATGAAGCTACCAAAACTGAAATCGGATCTGTAAATAATAAAAAATCCGATGTAAAAACTAAAAATAATTCAGGCTTGAGAAATCAGGGAAACCAAGGGAATAATGGTTTCAGAACAAAGAATCCACAATACCGATGGAATCAGGAATATGGTTATTCCGAGGTTTTTCTCAGGATTCCGGAGCAGGGATTTTTCAGTGTGGAAATTGGCGACCAGTTTATCTCCAACAACTCAGGGAAATTCAGGTTTTTTGATCTTCCTGCAGGAAGAGTTCCCATTTCTATTTATGAAAGCGGTTATTTATTATACAAAACTACGCTGAATGTAAGAAACAACAGCAGGCTTGTTCTTGATTTTTTCACCAATGAAGGGTTATATCTGCTGGACTCTTATCCTGTGCAGTCTTATGGATTCGACAGTTGGAACGACGTATGGAATGATTCTTACGGAAATATAGGGGATATAAACTATCCCAATGTGATGGATAACCAGACATTTCAGCAGTTTATGGACACGATGAAGGACAGAGCATGGTTTGATGACAAAAAACTGGCATTCATCAATCAGCAGGGACGCCATGCGATGTTTACCTCAGAACAGATCAGCATCTTAGTAAAAGATCTGAGTTTTGATAAAAATAAACTGGCTTTGGCCAAATCGTTATTTCCGAAATGCGTGGATAAGCATAAGTATTTTATTGTTGGAGAGGCATTGGACTTTGAAAGCAGCAGAAGAGAGTTGATGGATTATATATCGAAATTATAGATAGGTATTTGAATTCATACAGGATTTATTATTATTGATATTAAAAGAGGAAATTATTTCCTCTTTTTTGCTTCATTATTTCGTTTTTGCAAGTTCGGCTTATATTTCCGTACCTTTACCGACTAATTTTATCATCAATGCAACTCGGAAAAACTCAGACTTTAAAAATTTCAGATAAAAACAATTCAGGATGGATCTTAACAGACGAATCGGGTGAAAAAGCTTTTCTACAGAAAATTTTCATTCAGGAAGACAAAGAAATAGATGATGAAGTAGAGGTTTTTGTGTATCAGGATGATAGTAAACTGAAGGCAACTACAGAAATTCCTCTTGCAGAAGTAGGGGAGTTTGCGGTAATGAGCTGTGTGCAAAGTCTGCCAAGTGGTGCGTTTATGGATTGGGGGATTATCAAAGATCTTTTTATTCCTTACAAACAGCAGAAAACAAAAATCATAGAAGGAAAAAGGTATCTTGTACACATTTATGTTGATGAAGATCTGGATCTTATTACCGGAACCACAAAATTTAAAAGAAATCCGCAATATCAGGATCTGCCGTTTAAAAAAGGCGATAAGGTAGATCTTATCATGATGAACGAAAGTGAACTCGGCTGGAATGTAGTGATCAACAAAAAATACATCGGACTGATCTACACTTCTGATGTTTTCAAAAAACTCTATCCGCTGTCTGAAGAAACCGGCTATATCAAGGCGATTCGCGAAGATGGGAAAATAGATGTCTCATTGCAGCCTGAAGGATTTGAAAATATTGATGAATTTAAAAAGAAGATCCTGGATAAACTGGAAGAAAATTACGGTCTGCTGTACCTTTCCGATCAGTCTACTCCCGAAGAGATCAAAGATGAGCTGCAGATGAGCAAAAAGAATTTTAAAAAAGCCATCGGTGGATTGTATAAGGATAAAATTATTGATATTTCAGAAGATAAAATAAAATTGTTATAAAACGAAAAAGAGCAGAATTTTCTGCTCTTTTTTTATTCTCTGTTCTTTACCATCAGCCATCCTGTATAAACTCTGCCGTCCGATACTTTTATCGTATACCAGTAATTTCCTGTAGGAATTGGGCTTCCGTTAGTCTTTCCATCCCATTCCAACGGTTTGTTGGAGATCACTTCCTTGAATACAGGTAATCCTCTTCGGTCATAAACATTTACTTCGGTTCCCGGATAATTTTCCAGTCCTGCAATTTTCCATTGATCATTATATCCATCACCATTAGGAGTAAAAGCATTAGGGATGTTAAAAATTGAAAAAGGTTTCTGCCCGATAAAACAGTCTTCTTTGGTTCGTACATAAACAATATACTCGCCGATATTTAAATTGTTAAAAATATTTGAGTTCTGCCAGGTAAAATTATCCAGGGAATATTCGAAATTACCGGGAGCGGAAAGAGCGACTGTCGCAGACCCATTATTAACTGTTACACCCGTAATTTCCGGCAATACAACATAGCCCGCCTGAACCTGGTCGCTACTTTGACATCCGAAATTATTGCTTACCGTTACAGAATAATTTCCGGCAGCAGAAACTGTAATGGTTTGGGTGGTAGCTCCCGTACTCCATAAATAGGATGAAAATCCGCTTCCTGCATCCAGCGTTACAGTTTTGCCTTTACAGAATTCGATTTTTTCAGGGAGTTCCAATACAGGTTTAGGATTTAAAGTAAGGCTTAATCTCACTACGGTAAAACATCCGTCTGCAGTGGTAACTTTTACATGAATAACTGTTGAGCCGACATTAAGTGTATAGTTGGATGGATTGGCAATTGGGTTTCCAAGATCATCGGTATAAGTAAAAGTATAGTTCCCCGGATTTGCAATAATATTAGACTGATAAGAAGTAAGATCTACCACCATAGAATTTGCCGTTGAACTGTTGCATACAGTTGAAGAATAATCATTGGCAGGAACATTATTGGTTGATAAAGTCACTGAGATTCCAAGTTTTTCAGATTCACAATTATTTAAAGTCTGTGTCACAAAATACATTACACCATGAACCAGGGGAGTCGTTAATGGCAGTATATTACCTGCGGCATCATAAAACTTTATAGCCGTTCCTGCCACAACCAAATTAGACAGCTTAGGATTTGAAGAAGCACAGAAATCCTGAGCAGTATTCCCTGTTGGTTTCGGAGTTTCGTTAATGGTTACCTGAACGGCTGTTTTATTGCTTTCACATCCGTTGATAGTTTGTGAAGCATAATATGTTTGTCCGCTTATAAGTGCTGTATTTGCCGGTAAGATATTTCCACCCGCATCATACCATTTGATATTCTGTCCTGTGATCTGAATATTTGAAAGGGTAGGATGGTTGCTTGCGCAGAAGGTTTGCTGTGGGTTTGAAGTAGTTGGCAAGGCGGCAGCAGTTACAATTACATTTTGATTCTGTGCTGAAATATTTCCGTTTCCGTCATCATAAGTCCAGTGAATTACATACGTTCCCGGCACAGAATAATAAAGAGGATCTGTTGTAGTAGCAGTAATTGTTCCCGTACAATTGTCTGTTGCTGTGGGAATTGTTAAAATTACAGTATGACAGTTACCTGTAATATTAGGAAGACTCGAAACATTTGGTACCGGCGGCGTTATGTCACCAACAATTACATGAATAGAAAAGCTTCCGTCACATCCGTTTGTAGTTCCTGAAACCTGACAAGTATATATACCTGAGTTTACTGACGTGGAATTCGGAATAGTAGGATTTTGTTGATTTGAATTAAATCCATTTGGTCCTGTCCATTGGTAATTTGCTCCTCCTGATGCATGAAGCTGAATGGTAGAACCCGTACAAATATTCATGCTGGAATTTGAAGGCAGATTATTGCATCTCTCAAGCTTTAGAAGATAACCATCCTTATTAATTTGAACCTGATTAATAGCACTCAGGAAGTGTTCATTTGCAGATGGATCAAAATCGCAGTTCCAATTAAATGCACCAATGTAATAGTAGCTGTCATTAAAATTTAGTGTTTGATATATCCACGCATGGGAGTTAGGTTTATAGGCATTTGTCGACCCAATTTTAAATGAATTTTTATATTCCCGATTAGCACCGAAACTTATAGAGCAACCTTCAGAGTAGCCGCCGCCAAAAACAACATTTGCTATACCCAGACCGGGATCAGCATCGAAAGATTTGTGAAAAGTTCCGTTTACATGAAGATTATTATAATCATCACAGTTTAACCCAAATATATTTAATGGAAAATTCTGTCCATTGTTTAGATATTTTTTTACATCTAATAAATTATTAGTGGTGTCAAACCATAATAGATAAAGGCTTTGGTATGTATTGGAGGGTAAAAGATATTGGCTAGCGGATGGATCCACATCAATTGGTAAGAATTGGGCCATCCAATTTCCGGAAACAATAAGTTTGTCGGTTTTATCGATTATTATATCGGAAAAACTCTGATCTTCTTGAAATCCAGACCAGAGAAGGTTTCCATTCGTAGAGTATCTTTGTAAAACATACCCTTGTTGACCAAAAATATTGTTCATCGCAAAGTAGACATCATTATTGGAGTTTAGAACAATTTTATTTTGTAATCCATTAGGGATTTTTTTGGTCCATTCCACATGTAATGACGAATTGAGTTTAATTATATAGGAAGCAAGAGTAGAATTCGTATTGTTAAATGAATTATTAAACGCTTGTTGGAAGATGAGATCAGAAAAAGTGAAAGTGCTTAAATATACATTTCCGAAATTGTCAACTTCCATGGAAGATGGAGTAGAGTTTGTTAATGAAGTTTCACTAATAAGCGTTCCGTTGGTGTCAAGAATTGTAAGTGTGGCAAAACTATTTACATAAATTCCTTGTAATGCTGCCTTACTTGTAAGAGCGTATACCTTGCCATTCACGACTTTTAAATCATGTTCCATGTCGCTATGCATATTACTTATTTTATAGCTCCACAAATAATTTCCGTTTTGGTCAAGTTTTATAACAAATGTGGTTCCGTATGTACCAGAACTCATGTAGTTAGTAGGTATTACAAGATTGATATTTGGTCCAGGATCTACATCAATACCACTGAATCCAAGCGTTTTTCCTAAAAGATAAATATTTCCGGCATTATCTCTTTGCATTTTTGTAATGTCATCTTCATAATCGGTATAGCTTCTAAATTGCTTTACCCAGGAAAAGTTCTGAGAAAACAAAAGACTACAACAAAATAAAGTCAGCAGAAATAATATTTTTCGCATTGGTTACTAATTTTCCGGCAAATATAATAAAATCAATACCCTCCAAAAGATTAATGACGATTAATAAAATTTGATTATGTTAAAATATGATGCATATCATAATTCTTTCTCTTAATTATTTTGTTTAACAATTTTGTCAAAACATTTGATTGATTTATATTTGCACAAATTTGTTTAACAAAAATGTCAAATCAACCAAAAAAAGATCAAACGCAGGAATTAATAAAGGAAACAGCAAAGAATCTGTTCTTTGTGAAAGGAAAGTTTGATGCAACCACTCAGGAAATTGCTGATGAGGCCGGTGTCAACAGAACCCTTATTAACTATTAAATGAATCCTCGATATATTACCTAAATTTTGTAACTTAGTATCAAATAGTTATCATGAACCTACTCAATTTCGTAGAGCAATATCCTGATGAGGCAAGTTGCAAATCAAAATGGAAAGAATTTCGGGACAAGCAAGGCGTAGAATGTCCCAAATGCGGCGGAAAGGAGCATTACTGGAAGCAAGACAAAGAGCAGTATGAGTGTAAAAACTGCAAATACCGGCAAAGT
This region includes:
- the recQ gene encoding DNA helicase RecQ — protein: MSAKKANLSGELKKYFGFSTFKGQQEQIIENLLNGKDIFVLMPTGGGKSLCYQLPALISEGTAIVVSPLIALMKNQVDAVNGLSSDNGVAHVLNSSLNKTQTKQVFDDIKSGKTKLLYVAPESLIKEDYLDFLKEVKISFFAIDEAHCISEWGHDFRPEYRNLKSIIDKIADVPVIALTATATPKVQDDIQKTLGMTNALVFKESFNRPNLYYEVRPKVNVDKEIVRFINQHKGKSGIVYCLSRRKVEEFAQLLQVNGINALPYHAGLDQKVRVSNQDKFLMEEVDVIVATIAFGMGIDKPDVRFVIHYDFPKSLESYYQETGRAGRDGGEGYCLAFYDPKDIEKLEKFLAQKPVSEREIGLQLLNEVVGYAETSMSRRQYILYYFGENFDPVNGDGAKMCDNSSNPPKLKDATDDLKKVLELIRDTVEKFKAKDLISIIVGKETAVTKSYKLEQSSYFGFGKDEKDNHWKTILRQATVQNFLQKDIETYGVLKISEKGKLVLDGKLEHSFLIAEDREFDLTQTKAESDQVQMQSGGGLDQNLFSQLKELRKKVAKKHGIPPYTVFMDPSLEDMTVQYPITVEEIGKIYGVGEGKARKYGKEFADFISKYVEDNNIERTQDMVLKQVANKSSHKVFIIQSTDKKIDLEDIARAKNLSMDELLKEMERIVYQGTKLNIDYYIEDNFDEDIVDGFMEFMNESESDSMKVLLDEFGDELSDEEVRMLRIKFISDVAN
- a CDS encoding glycosyltransferase is translated as MKKISVIFILPDLETGGAERIVTTIANHLSRDLFEPKILLLRKQGGYLSILKDDVEIIDVSTERIRHSLKPILREIYRRKPDIVFSGYGEVNAYLSLFIKVFPKTKFIARETNVVSQHVTRKEIKFFYNFYNNYNTIIAQSDDMKNDLILNFKIKPSKIVKINNPVDFDFIDGKIKTSHKPECFRYGYKNVVAIGNLSARKGFDNLLKVFSRLKNENILLHILGEGKDREVLHQMKDFLGLEHVIFHGRQENPYEFLTYADLFILSSRYEGFPNVLLEAGACGTYSLANNCPGGITEIIQDDNNGEIANIENYDDFSQKIIKILHGNHENEAIRNSIKSRFSKEIILNQYEKVLLDLMK
- the lpdA gene encoding dihydrolipoyl dehydrogenase; translation: MSQFDVTVIGSGPGGYVAAIRAAQLGFTTAIIEKYPTLGGTCLNVGCIPSKALLDSSEHFENAKHNFAGHGIIINEPQADIARMIERKNEVIKQNTDGISYLMNKNKITVFEGVGSFESATQIKVTKNDGSTETIDSKYTIIATGSKPSSLPFITLDKERVITSTEALNLKEIPKHLVVIGGGVIGLELGSVYLRLGAQVTVVEFMDKIIPTMDGALSKELTKVLKKQGMKFMLSTAVSAVERNGDTVKITAKDKKGEEVTVDGDYCLVSVGRRPYTDGLGLEKAGVELDERGRVKVNDHLQTNVANIYAIGDVIKGAMLAHKAEEEGVFVAETLAGQKPHINYNLIPGVVYTWPEVAGVGKTEEQLKEEGVAYKVGSFPMRALGRSRASGDVDGLVKIIADEKTDEVLGMHIVGARAADLIAEGVIAMEFRASAEDIARSSHAHPTYAEAIKEAALDATAKRPIHM
- a CDS encoding DUF4476 domain-containing protein; protein product: MKSICISVLLLFAASSFAQEAGKAGELLKNEATKTEIGSVNNKKSDVKTKNNSGLRNQGNQGNNGFRTKNPQYRWNQEYGYSEVFLRIPEQGFFSVEIGDQFISNNSGKFRFFDLPAGRVPISIYESGYLLYKTTLNVRNNSRLVLDFFTNEGLYLLDSYPVQSYGFDSWNDVWNDSYGNIGDINYPNVMDNQTFQQFMDTMKDRAWFDDKKLAFINQQGRHAMFTSEQISILVKDLSFDKNKLALAKSLFPKCVDKHKYFIVGEALDFESSRRELMDYISKL
- a CDS encoding CvfB family protein; this translates as MQLGKTQTLKISDKNNSGWILTDESGEKAFLQKIFIQEDKEIDDEVEVFVYQDDSKLKATTEIPLAEVGEFAVMSCVQSLPSGAFMDWGIIKDLFIPYKQQKTKIIEGKRYLVHIYVDEDLDLITGTTKFKRNPQYQDLPFKKGDKVDLIMMNESELGWNVVINKKYIGLIYTSDVFKKLYPLSEETGYIKAIREDGKIDVSLQPEGFENIDEFKKKILDKLEENYGLLYLSDQSTPEEIKDELQMSKKNFKKAIGGLYKDKIIDISEDKIKLL
- a CDS encoding T9SS type B sorting domain-containing protein, which codes for MRKILFLLTLFCCSLLFSQNFSWVKQFRSYTDYEDDITKMQRDNAGNIYLLGKTLGFSGIDVDPGPNINLVIPTNYMSSGTYGTTFVIKLDQNGNYLWSYKISNMHSDMEHDLKVVNGKVYALTSKAALQGIYVNSFATLTILDTNGTLISETSLTNSTPSSMEVDNFGNVYLSTFTFSDLIFQQAFNNSFNNTNSTLASYIIKLNSSLHVEWTKKIPNGLQNKIVLNSNNDVYFAMNNIFGQQGYVLQRYSTNGNLLWSGFQEDQSFSDIIIDKTDKLIVSGNWMAQFLPIDVDPSASQYLLPSNTYQSLYLLWFDTTNNLLDVKKYLNNGQNFPLNIFGLNCDDYNNLHVNGTFHKSFDADPGLGIANVVFGGGYSEGCSISFGANREYKNSFKIGSTNAYKPNSHAWIYQTLNFNDSYYYIGAFNWNCDFDPSANEHFLSAINQVQINKDGYLLKLERCNNLPSNSSMNICTGSTIQLHASGGANYQWTGPNGFNSNQQNPTIPNSTSVNSGIYTCQVSGTTNGCDGSFSIHVIVGDITPPVPNVSSLPNITGNCHTVILTIPTATDNCTGTITATTTDPLYYSVPGTYVIHWTYDDGNGNISAQNQNVIVTAAALPTTSNPQQTFCASNHPTLSNIQITGQNIKWYDAGGNILPANTALISGQTYYASQTINGCESNKTAVQVTINETPKPTGNTAQDFCASSNPKLSNLVVAGTAIKFYDAAGNILPLTTPLVHGVMYFVTQTLNNCESEKLGISVTLSTNNVPANDYSSTVCNSSTANSMVVDLTSYQSNIIANPGNYTFTYTDDLGNPIANPSNYTLNVGSTVIHVKVTTADGCFTVVRLSLTLNPKPVLELPEKIEFCKGKTVTLDAGSGFSSYLWSTGATTQTITVSAAGNYSVTVSNNFGCQSSDQVQAGYVVLPEITGVTVNNGSATVALSAPGNFEYSLDNFTWQNSNIFNNLNIGEYIVYVRTKEDCFIGQKPFSIFNIPNAFTPNGDGYNDQWKIAGLENYPGTEVNVYDRRGLPVFKEVISNKPLEWDGKTNGSPIPTGNYWYTIKVSDGRVYTGWLMVKNRE